A genomic region of Natronoarchaeum mannanilyticum contains the following coding sequences:
- a CDS encoding glycerophosphodiester phosphodiesterase codes for MQLIAHRGFGHRYPQNTVRAFESAAAVADGVEVDVRRSGSDDLVASHYGRLRLITDSGGRVADHSADELESMSVEGSDWGIPRLERVFEVVPDDVTVELDLKEPGLADAALDVAADADNEVVVTSFYSDAIWEARAADADAALSYNFDVRLDRHLTTTELIGCELANVHWSLCLATDIVSRAHERGLDVYAWPVGARPVAWAVRRRGVDGVVATNPGVCEWLEGRI; via the coding sequence GTGCAGCTGATCGCACACAGGGGGTTCGGACATCGGTATCCGCAGAATACGGTTCGCGCGTTCGAGAGCGCCGCGGCCGTAGCCGACGGCGTCGAAGTCGACGTTCGCCGGTCGGGGTCGGACGACCTGGTCGCGAGCCACTACGGGCGGCTCCGACTGATCACGGACAGCGGCGGGCGCGTCGCGGATCACTCGGCCGACGAACTCGAATCGATGTCGGTTGAGGGGTCGGACTGGGGGATCCCGCGGCTCGAACGCGTTTTCGAAGTAGTACCGGACGACGTGACGGTCGAACTCGACCTCAAGGAGCCGGGGCTGGCGGACGCCGCGCTCGACGTCGCGGCCGACGCCGACAACGAGGTGGTCGTCACCTCCTTTTACTCCGACGCAATCTGGGAGGCGAGAGCGGCCGACGCGGATGCGGCGCTCTCGTACAACTTCGACGTGCGCCTCGATCGGCACCTGACGACGACGGAGCTGATCGGCTGCGAGCTCGCGAACGTCCACTGGTCGCTCTGCCTGGCGACGGATATCGTCTCGCGGGCCCACGAGCGGGGGCTCGACGTGTACGCGTGGCCCGTTGGCGCGCGCCCGGTCGCCTGGGCGGTCCGACGCCGCGGCGTCGACGGCGTCGTCGCGACCAACCCCGGCGTCTGCGAGTGGCTCGAAGGGCGAATTTGA
- a CDS encoding HIT family protein: MVDDCAFCRIVSGEDEAHVLYEDERTVAFLDENPAVEGHALVIPKDHREDVLGGDGATASAVFDTVQTVSRALDDAFDPDGFSVFHSSGSLVGNVQHAHVHVVPRKSDDGVHVSLPRRELSKREAERVAAVIRAQF, translated from the coding sequence ATGGTCGACGACTGCGCGTTCTGTCGCATCGTCAGCGGCGAGGACGAGGCCCACGTCCTGTACGAGGACGAGCGGACGGTCGCGTTCCTCGACGAGAACCCGGCGGTCGAGGGCCACGCGCTCGTGATTCCGAAGGACCACCGCGAGGACGTGCTCGGAGGCGACGGAGCGACGGCGTCCGCCGTGTTCGACACCGTCCAGACGGTTTCGCGGGCGCTCGACGACGCGTTCGATCCCGACGGGTTCAGCGTGTTCCACTCCTCGGGATCGCTCGTCGGGAACGTCCAGCACGCCCACGTCCACGTCGTGCCCCGCAAGTCCGACGACGGAGTACACGTCTCGCTGCCGCGACGGGAGCTCTCGAAGCGGGAGGCCGAACGCGTCGCAGCGGTGATTCGCGCGCAGTTCTGA
- a CDS encoding DUF7577 domain-containing protein, producing the protein MLSTGAAPPAVQLAITLLLCVVPTLALFGLLRLLEWLRDDDLVERVAAETDEPVEPAAIDAFLAKGASDGSSGESGFDRRLDADDRPDAGSAATAGAAGESTDETEVRCRHCGAPNPDGVRYCEECVGRI; encoded by the coding sequence ATGCTAAGTACGGGCGCCGCGCCGCCCGCCGTGCAGCTCGCGATCACGCTGCTGCTGTGTGTCGTGCCGACGCTGGCGCTCTTTGGATTACTTCGACTGCTGGAGTGGCTTCGCGACGACGACCTCGTCGAGCGAGTCGCCGCCGAGACGGACGAACCGGTCGAGCCGGCCGCCATCGACGCGTTCCTCGCGAAAGGCGCGAGCGACGGATCGAGCGGCGAGTCGGGGTTCGATCGACGGCTCGACGCCGACGACCGGCCGGACGCCGGGTCGGCCGCGACCGCCGGAGCAGCCGGCGAGTCGACCGACGAGACGGAAGTTCGCTGTCGGCACTGCGGCGCGCCGAACCCCGATGGTGTGCGCTACTGCGAGGAGTGCGTCGGCAGAATCTGA
- a CDS encoding LysE family translocator, with amino-acid sequence MPSLALSAAVGAVFGLVLAAPPGPMNAIIAEESVLRGWPAGFRAGLGAMLADALFFALAFVGAVAVVDRTPWLRSALYLLGGALMLYFAVGALRDADAARSFSADGGVPVDADSKGFRKAFVLALTNPYQIAFWLTAGVGLIEPGRLDVLAHAPAVGDALAGSLVVETGSPALLVGFFAGIGLWIVGFPAALVATGRRVDAAAPAVAALSGVVLAGFGGAFLWIGTTGLA; translated from the coding sequence ATGCCGTCGCTCGCACTGTCGGCCGCGGTCGGTGCCGTGTTCGGCCTCGTGCTGGCCGCGCCGCCGGGCCCCATGAACGCGATCATCGCCGAGGAGAGCGTGCTCCGTGGCTGGCCCGCCGGGTTTCGGGCCGGCCTGGGCGCGATGCTGGCCGACGCGCTGTTTTTCGCGCTGGCGTTCGTCGGCGCGGTCGCCGTCGTCGATCGCACGCCGTGGCTTCGATCCGCGCTCTACCTGCTCGGCGGGGCGCTGATGCTGTACTTCGCGGTCGGCGCGCTGCGTGACGCCGACGCCGCCCGGTCGTTCAGCGCCGACGGCGGCGTTCCGGTCGACGCAGACTCGAAGGGGTTCCGAAAGGCGTTCGTGCTGGCGCTGACGAACCCCTACCAGATCGCGTTCTGGCTCACGGCCGGCGTCGGCCTGATCGAACCCGGGCGGCTCGACGTGCTCGCCCACGCCCCGGCCGTCGGCGACGCGCTGGCGGGGTCGCTCGTCGTCGAGACGGGCAGCCCGGCGCTGCTGGTCGGCTTCTTTGCGGGGATCGGGCTCTGGATCGTCGGCTTCCCCGCCGCGCTCGTCGCGACCGGGCGTCGCGTCGACGCCGCCGCGCCCGCGGTGGCGGCGCTCAGCGGCGTCGTCCTCGCGGGGTTCGGCGGGGCCTTCCTCTGGATCGGGACGACCGGGCTGGCCTGA
- a CDS encoding NADPH-dependent FMN reductase: MDRFPRVVALCGSLRDDSKTRIALRAALASARAAGAETELLDLREYDLPAYDPDASEPEDAAALARAVERADAVLIGTPNYHGSYSGPLKNALDYCGRDEFGGTTVGLLEVAGGEFPTAPLDHLRSVCRTLNAWTLPTEVAIPSSRSTFEDGEIADERIAERVATLGERAVDFAGVEDYPDLVESRRDAVAGTGDD, encoded by the coding sequence ATGGACCGATTCCCGCGCGTCGTCGCGCTCTGCGGCAGCTTACGCGACGACAGCAAGACGCGAATCGCGCTCCGGGCGGCGCTGGCGTCGGCCCGAGCGGCCGGCGCGGAGACCGAACTGCTCGACCTCCGCGAGTACGATCTGCCGGCGTACGACCCCGACGCGTCCGAACCCGAGGACGCCGCGGCGCTGGCCCGCGCCGTCGAGCGCGCCGACGCCGTGCTGATCGGAACGCCGAACTACCACGGATCGTACTCGGGACCGCTGAAGAACGCGCTCGACTACTGCGGGCGCGACGAGTTCGGCGGGACTACCGTGGGCCTGCTGGAGGTCGCCGGCGGGGAGTTCCCCACCGCGCCGCTCGACCACCTCCGGTCGGTCTGCCGGACGCTGAACGCCTGGACGCTGCCGACGGAGGTCGCGATCCCCAGCTCGCGCTCGACGTTCGAGGACGGCGAGATCGCCGACGAGCGGATCGCCGAGCGCGTCGCGACGCTGGGCGAGCGCGCAGTCGACTTTGCCGGCGTCGAGGACTACCCGGACCTGGTCGAGAGCCGCCGGGACGCCGTCGCCGGGACGGGCGACGACTAG
- the cysK gene encoding cysteine synthase A — MSHVEPADERSDEAVAESVDELIGGTPLLRLDSVAENLYGKVEASNPYSVKDRIAREMLDAAEESGDLGPGGVVVESTSGNTGIGLAAVSAARGYDCVLTMPESMSEERRALLSGLGADLELTPADEGMGGANRRAEAIADERADAVLARQFENEANRRAHRRTTGPEIWRATDGDVDAVVAGVGTGGTITGVSEYIKEERGEALTSVAVEPAASPTLSELSSASHDIQGIGPGFVPEVLRTDLVDEVRAVEGDDAKEAARALGREEGLLVGISSGAAVAAGAEYAREHPDESVVAVLPDTGERYLSTDLFDAV; from the coding sequence ATGTCGCACGTCGAACCAGCCGACGAGCGGTCGGACGAAGCGGTCGCCGAGAGCGTCGACGAACTGATCGGCGGGACGCCGCTGCTCCGCCTGGACTCTGTCGCCGAGAATCTCTACGGGAAGGTCGAGGCGAGCAACCCCTACTCCGTGAAAGATCGGATCGCCCGCGAGATGCTCGACGCCGCCGAGGAGTCGGGCGACCTCGGGCCGGGGGGCGTCGTCGTCGAGTCGACCAGCGGGAACACGGGAATCGGGTTGGCCGCGGTGAGCGCGGCTCGCGGGTACGACTGCGTGCTGACGATGCCCGAGTCGATGTCCGAGGAGCGCCGCGCGCTGCTGTCCGGCCTCGGCGCGGACCTGGAACTGACGCCGGCCGACGAGGGAATGGGCGGCGCCAACCGGCGCGCCGAGGCGATCGCCGACGAGCGAGCGGACGCCGTGCTGGCCCGGCAGTTCGAGAACGAGGCCAACCGGCGGGCACACCGTCGGACGACGGGGCCGGAAATCTGGCGCGCGACCGACGGCGACGTCGACGCCGTCGTCGCGGGCGTCGGGACGGGCGGGACGATCACCGGCGTCTCGGAGTACATCAAGGAGGAGCGCGGCGAGGCGCTCACCTCGGTCGCCGTCGAACCCGCGGCGTCGCCGACGCTGTCGGAGCTGAGTTCGGCGAGCCACGACATCCAGGGGATCGGCCCGGGGTTCGTCCCCGAGGTGCTCCGGACCGACCTCGTCGACGAGGTCCGCGCCGTCGAAGGCGACGACGCCAAAGAAGCCGCGCGAGCGCTCGGGCGCGAGGAAGGGCTACTCGTCGGCATCTCTTCGGGCGCAGCGGTGGCGGCGGGCGCGGAGTACGCCCGCGAGCACCCTGACGAGTCGGTCGTCGCGGTACTTCCGGACACCGGCGAGCGCTACCTCTCGACTGACCTGTTCGACGCGGTGTGA
- a CDS encoding PH domain-containing protein, which produces MSARAPDRSITDDAAAAEPMTSRTAMRDERIESADWLHLTDEESVQWVGRPSRFTLAPSLALAGVIVLLGGAFEIILERVGGSLPWPIAYAPLAVALVGIGVAVWTYVDWLRLVYVLTDEELYVKRGFVSRDVRQVRLDRVQNTAYDQTTVERLLGYGDVRIYTAGTGTEDVVFESVPRPERVKNVLTELLSEQTARPPRERGGV; this is translated from the coding sequence ATGTCAGCACGTGCCCCGGACCGATCGATCACCGACGACGCGGCGGCCGCCGAACCCATGACGTCGCGAACGGCGATGCGCGACGAGCGGATCGAGAGCGCGGACTGGCTCCACCTGACCGACGAGGAATCGGTACAGTGGGTCGGCCGCCCCTCGCGGTTCACGCTCGCTCCGTCGCTGGCGCTCGCGGGAGTGATCGTGCTTCTGGGCGGCGCCTTCGAGATCATTCTGGAACGGGTCGGCGGCTCGCTGCCGTGGCCGATCGCGTACGCGCCGCTCGCCGTCGCGCTGGTCGGCATCGGCGTCGCCGTCTGGACGTACGTCGACTGGCTGCGGCTGGTGTACGTGCTCACCGACGAGGAGCTGTACGTCAAGCGCGGTTTCGTCTCGCGGGACGTCCGGCAGGTCCGGCTCGATCGCGTGCAGAACACCGCCTACGACCAGACGACGGTCGAACGGCTGCTGGGCTACGGCGACGTGCGGATCTACACCGCCGGGACGGGGACCGAAGACGTCGTCTTCGAGAGCGTCCCGAGGCCCGAACGCGTGAAAAACGTGCTGACGGAGCTGTTGAGCGAGCAGACCGCGAGGCCGCCCCGGGAGCGCGGCGGCGTCTGA
- a CDS encoding helix-turn-helix transcriptional regulator, translated as MNGSLGVGLATGIFLVAALFAGIPAVDAGPIDRATSHGGAPLSESTADVQNDAPGEFSQQSEETDQFDSVEFRITVHENGTAVWTFSYERRLANASEREQFEAFAEEFRTNESHSLYEGFRGQATALVDAGSAATDREMNASAFRRDARVQEERLNQPGVVTMSFHWSNFAREDGKRLVVGDVFEGGLYVGEDQSLVLERGDGVVFTEALPSEGRTIAADNLTTSDTVTWVGPTEFTDNRPRAVFAPPDVAGPADDTATKPASGDSDPWMMIAGVVVLLLGVGSAVAWRRDGGVLPRSGAPTTDEATADPTSTVTEAPDEGDGGVSEEELLTDEDRVTALLEENGGRMKQVNIVEETGWSKSKVSMLLSDMEEEGQISKLRVGRENIISLDGHEPEAAGSPFENDE; from the coding sequence ATGAACGGATCGCTGGGTGTCGGTCTCGCGACGGGTATCTTCCTGGTGGCGGCGCTGTTCGCCGGGATTCCGGCCGTCGACGCGGGACCGATCGACCGGGCGACGTCGCACGGCGGCGCGCCGCTGTCGGAATCGACAGCGGACGTTCAGAACGACGCTCCGGGCGAATTCTCACAGCAGTCCGAAGAGACCGACCAGTTCGACAGCGTCGAGTTCCGGATCACGGTCCACGAGAACGGCACCGCCGTCTGGACGTTCAGTTACGAGCGCCGTCTCGCCAACGCGTCCGAGCGCGAGCAGTTCGAGGCGTTCGCCGAGGAGTTCCGGACCAACGAGAGCCACTCGCTGTACGAGGGGTTCCGGGGGCAAGCGACCGCGCTCGTCGACGCCGGTTCGGCGGCGACCGATCGCGAGATGAACGCCAGTGCGTTCCGCAGGGACGCCCGAGTTCAGGAGGAGCGACTCAACCAACCCGGCGTGGTCACCATGTCGTTCCACTGGTCGAACTTCGCCCGGGAGGACGGGAAGCGGTTGGTCGTCGGCGACGTGTTCGAGGGCGGCCTCTACGTCGGCGAGGACCAGTCGCTCGTGTTAGAACGCGGCGACGGCGTCGTCTTCACCGAGGCGCTCCCGAGCGAGGGGCGGACGATCGCGGCCGATAACCTCACGACGAGCGACACCGTCACCTGGGTGGGTCCGACGGAGTTCACCGACAACAGGCCGCGCGCGGTGTTCGCGCCGCCGGACGTCGCGGGGCCGGCCGACGACACCGCGACCAAGCCCGCCAGCGGCGACAGCGACCCGTGGATGATGATTGCGGGCGTCGTCGTCCTGTTGCTGGGCGTCGGGAGCGCGGTCGCCTGGCGCCGCGACGGCGGCGTCCTCCCGAGGTCCGGGGCGCCGACGACCGACGAAGCGACCGCGGACCCGACTTCGACGGTCACCGAAGCGCCCGACGAGGGCGACGGCGGCGTCTCCGAGGAGGAGCTACTGACCGACGAGGACCGGGTGACCGCCCTGCTCGAGGAAAACGGCGGGCGCATGAAGCAGGTCAACATCGTCGAGGAGACCGGCTGGTCGAAGTCGAAGGTCAGCATGCTGCTCTCGGACATGGAGGAGGAGGGGCAGATATCGAAGCTCCGGGTCGGCCGCGAGAACATCATCAGCCTCGACGGGCACGAGCCCGAGGCCGCCGGCTCGCCGTTCGAGAACGACGAGTAG
- a CDS encoding DUF7344 domain-containing protein translates to MSDSSLHSAADTSERRRTSSRNHLRAITSERRRVTLSVLADASTPIDARTVARRVADREETGGVTTDRIEETHVSLHHIHLPALADVGLAAYDAERGIVDDAVEDVESLPV, encoded by the coding sequence ATGAGCGACTCATCACTGCACTCCGCGGCCGATACGTCCGAACGCCGTCGTACGTCTTCCCGAAATCATCTCCGTGCGATCACCAGCGAGCGTCGGCGGGTCACGCTGTCGGTCCTCGCCGACGCGTCGACGCCGATCGACGCCAGGACCGTCGCCCGACGCGTCGCGGATCGCGAAGAGACCGGGGGCGTCACGACCGATCGCATCGAAGAGACCCACGTCTCGCTCCACCACATTCACCTCCCGGCGCTCGCGGACGTCGGCCTGGCGGCGTACGACGCGGAACGGGGCATCGTCGACGACGCGGTCGAGGACGTCGAATCGCTTCCCGTGTAA
- a CDS encoding bacterio-opsin activator domain-containing protein, with the protein MTSGEKLRRTLDAVERVGALGEPVTASEIADVIECTRRTAYDRLQRLAEDGELESKKIGARARVWWRSRQSIGDDGQTTGAPDLLDRKDQEQRLQHQRDELRRELDDVFERIDDAFYALDDELRFTYVNEQAEELLERSSEELIGTRVADAFPGTELTDQFRECLKSQEPTSFETYSGRLSFWLEANVYPSESGLSVYFRDITEQKRRERELEQYERIVETVDDGVYALDDDARFVLANEALCEMIGMDREELMGEHARIVFERDELAERAAEAASRVSSGERDVATMEYNLVTDDGDPVPVETRFRPLPFGDGEGRCGVVRDITDRKERERELQQQRDRLEALNELDAVALDITEAVVDQSTREEIERVVCESLASSDSYEFAWIAGVDPSTQSIEPHVEVGVDGYLDGVSISVDPEDPTGQGPAGRAVQTHEIQVVDDALEDPTFEPWRDVAREYGYRSAAAVPITHEGSTYGLLGVYADQPGAFGDEVRRVLHQLGEVIGHAIAAVERKRALLGNELVEVEFRIRDVFEALGIDGESNGRVTLDKTVPISDDRYLVYGTSIDGADESVERLVEALPHWEAVSFRGDERESFELTLDEPPVLTTVASLGGRVDEAVIEDGDYYMTIHLSPGVDVRQVIDTVREAYPNAEFVTRRQISRDDHATGGIRDVLTEELTDRQRAALEAALYAGFFEWPRENSGEEMAESLGIAAPTFHQHVRAAERKVFASLLGDTAPTDD; encoded by the coding sequence ATGACCAGCGGGGAGAAACTACGGCGGACGCTCGACGCCGTCGAACGAGTCGGAGCGCTCGGCGAGCCGGTGACGGCGAGCGAGATCGCGGACGTGATAGAGTGTACGCGCCGCACGGCGTACGACCGCCTGCAGCGACTCGCGGAGGACGGGGAGCTTGAGAGCAAAAAGATCGGCGCTCGGGCGCGAGTATGGTGGCGGTCCCGGCAGTCAATCGGTGACGACGGCCAAACGACGGGGGCTCCGGACCTGCTTGATCGTAAGGATCAGGAGCAACGGCTCCAGCATCAGCGGGACGAACTCCGGCGCGAACTCGACGACGTCTTCGAGCGAATCGACGACGCGTTCTACGCGCTCGACGACGAGTTGCGGTTCACCTACGTCAACGAGCAGGCCGAGGAGCTCCTCGAACGCAGTTCCGAGGAACTGATCGGCACTCGGGTCGCCGACGCGTTTCCCGGAACCGAACTGACCGACCAGTTCCGCGAGTGTCTGAAATCTCAGGAGCCGACGAGCTTCGAGACCTACTCCGGGAGGCTCTCGTTCTGGCTCGAAGCGAACGTGTACCCCTCCGAAAGCGGGCTCTCGGTGTACTTCCGGGACATCACCGAACAGAAGCGACGCGAGCGGGAGCTCGAACAGTACGAGCGGATCGTCGAGACGGTCGACGACGGCGTCTACGCGCTCGACGACGACGCCCGGTTCGTGTTGGCCAACGAAGCGCTCTGCGAGATGATCGGTATGGATCGGGAGGAGCTGATGGGCGAGCACGCTCGCATCGTCTTCGAGCGCGACGAGCTAGCAGAGCGCGCCGCCGAAGCGGCCTCGAGGGTCAGCAGCGGCGAGCGCGACGTCGCGACGATGGAGTACAACCTGGTGACGGACGACGGCGATCCGGTCCCCGTGGAGACCCGATTCAGGCCGCTCCCGTTCGGCGACGGGGAGGGTCGCTGCGGCGTCGTCCGGGATATCACCGATCGGAAAGAACGGGAGCGCGAACTCCAACAGCAACGCGACCGACTGGAGGCGCTCAACGAGCTCGACGCGGTGGCGCTCGACATCACCGAGGCCGTCGTCGACCAGTCCACCCGCGAAGAGATCGAACGAGTCGTCTGCGAGTCACTCGCGTCGTCGGACTCCTACGAGTTCGCGTGGATCGCCGGCGTCGATCCGTCAACCCAGTCCATCGAACCCCACGTAGAGGTCGGCGTCGACGGCTACCTCGACGGCGTCTCGATCTCGGTGGACCCGGAGGACCCGACCGGGCAGGGGCCGGCCGGACGGGCGGTCCAGACGCACGAAATCCAGGTCGTCGACGACGCGCTCGAGGATCCGACGTTCGAGCCGTGGCGCGACGTCGCGCGCGAGTACGGGTACCGATCGGCCGCCGCCGTCCCCATCACACACGAGGGCTCGACCTACGGCCTGCTGGGCGTCTACGCGGACCAGCCGGGCGCCTTCGGAGACGAGGTGCGTCGGGTGCTCCACCAGCTCGGGGAAGTGATCGGCCACGCGATCGCCGCCGTCGAGCGCAAGCGGGCGCTACTCGGGAATGAACTCGTGGAGGTGGAGTTCCGCATCAGGGACGTCTTCGAGGCGCTCGGGATCGACGGCGAGTCGAACGGGCGGGTCACGCTCGACAAAACGGTGCCGATCTCGGACGACCGGTACCTGGTCTACGGCACCTCGATCGACGGTGCCGACGAATCCGTCGAGCGACTGGTCGAAGCGCTCCCCCACTGGGAGGCGGTGTCGTTCCGGGGTGACGAGCGGGAGTCGTTCGAACTGACGCTCGACGAACCGCCGGTGCTCACGACGGTCGCGTCGCTCGGCGGACGCGTCGACGAGGCCGTCATCGAAGACGGCGACTACTACATGACGATCCACCTCTCGCCCGGCGTGGACGTCAGGCAGGTCATCGACACCGTTCGCGAAGCGTATCCGAACGCCGAGTTCGTCACGCGTCGGCAGATCAGCCGAGACGACCATGCGACCGGCGGGATCCGGGACGTCCTCACCGAGGAACTGACCGATCGACAGCGGGCGGCTCTCGAGGCGGCCCTCTACGCGGGCTTTTTCGAGTGGCCCCGGGAGAACTCGGGCGAAGAGATGGCAGAGTCACTCGGCATCGCGGCGCCGACGTTTCACCAGCACGTCCGTGCCGCCGAGCGGAAGGTGTTCGCGTCGCTGTTGGGCGACACGGCGCCGACCGACGACTGA
- a CDS encoding cupin domain-containing protein: MGYETTAPGHVGSAIDGEKGGMWFMRDPLGTENLGFTVLELEPDRSGKEHDHGEDGQEEIYYVTEGRVEVDVGPDTVTLDEHEALRIDPEERRQIHNRSEETARLVLVSAPTDEGATSTP; the protein is encoded by the coding sequence ATGGGGTACGAAACGACCGCACCCGGCCACGTCGGATCGGCGATCGACGGCGAGAAGGGCGGCATGTGGTTCATGCGCGACCCGCTCGGCACCGAGAACCTCGGGTTCACGGTGCTGGAACTGGAACCCGATCGGAGCGGCAAGGAGCACGACCACGGCGAGGACGGCCAGGAGGAGATCTACTACGTCACCGAGGGTCGGGTCGAGGTCGACGTCGGCCCCGACACCGTGACGCTCGACGAGCACGAGGCGCTCCGGATCGACCCCGAAGAGCGGCGCCAGATCCACAACCGCTCGGAGGAGACCGCGCGGCTGGTGCTGGTCAGCGCGCCGACCGACGAAGGCGCCACCTCGACGCCCTGA
- a CDS encoding MBL fold metallo-hydrolase: MISNVAQGVQSFTSNAFLVDGERTVLVDAGAGFDVVSAIRDRTDALDAVVLTHTHPDHVGNLSDAVAAFDAPVYGFDVEQQGVERELGDEETIRLGDHEYVALHTPGHKDDHLCLYAADPGILFAGDLIFQNGGFGRTDLDEGDREALIRSIDRVRERVGPDLRALHAGHGPSIENEPYSHVELAGEMARQR, encoded by the coding sequence ATGATCAGCAACGTCGCGCAGGGCGTCCAGTCGTTCACGAGCAACGCGTTCCTCGTCGACGGCGAGCGCACGGTTCTCGTCGACGCCGGAGCGGGGTTCGACGTCGTCTCGGCGATCCGCGACCGAACGGACGCGCTCGACGCCGTCGTCCTGACCCACACCCACCCCGACCACGTGGGGAACCTCTCGGACGCGGTGGCGGCGTTCGACGCGCCGGTCTACGGCTTCGACGTCGAGCAGCAGGGCGTCGAGCGGGAACTCGGCGACGAGGAGACGATCCGGCTCGGCGATCACGAGTACGTCGCGCTGCACACGCCGGGCCACAAGGACGACCACCTGTGTCTGTACGCCGCCGACCCCGGCATCCTCTTCGCGGGCGATCTGATCTTCCAGAACGGCGGGTTCGGCCGCACCGACCTCGACGAGGGCGACCGCGAGGCGCTGATCCGGAGCATCGACCGCGTGCGCGAGCGCGTCGGACCAGATCTGCGGGCGCTCCACGCGGGACACGGGCCGAGTATCGAGAACGAACCGTACTCGCACGTCGAGCTGGCCGGCGAGATGGCGCGCCAGCGCTGA
- a CDS encoding ATPase: MKLLVAGGDRVDAGKTTFSTGLLARTDAVGFKPRAGNDYWFDNDDYRRAVADGRLYGKDAKRLAAASAADVEPEEINPVHRLWRPAPGSGTGLIGAGRRQFVLDRVADSFVVNADADVPASARESLALADAPRVATVDELNEETRRRHLPAFEALAERIDRRERAVIESYGDIARPLQDLEVDAVAVVEPARMRAYDGERYLRACEVASRSARDGRLERRVEDVVEQLDPVARVELPALPDERRSDPDAVAEAYEEAYDDLLAIVD, translated from the coding sequence ATGAAGCTGCTGGTCGCCGGCGGCGATCGCGTCGACGCCGGCAAGACGACGTTCTCGACCGGGCTGCTGGCCCGAACTGACGCCGTCGGGTTCAAGCCCCGGGCCGGCAACGACTACTGGTTCGACAACGACGACTACCGGCGCGCCGTCGCGGACGGCCGGCTGTACGGGAAAGACGCCAAGCGCCTGGCCGCGGCAAGCGCGGCCGACGTCGAACCGGAGGAGATCAACCCAGTACACCGGCTCTGGCGGCCCGCGCCCGGGTCCGGGACCGGGCTCATCGGAGCGGGTCGGCGCCAGTTCGTGCTCGACCGCGTCGCCGACTCCTTCGTCGTCAACGCCGACGCCGACGTGCCCGCGTCGGCGCGCGAGTCGCTCGCGCTCGCGGACGCGCCCCGCGTCGCGACGGTCGACGAGCTGAACGAGGAGACGCGCCGACGCCACCTGCCGGCGTTCGAGGCCCTCGCCGAACGGATCGACCGCCGCGAGCGCGCGGTGATCGAGTCCTACGGCGACATTGCCCGACCGCTGCAGGATCTCGAGGTCGACGCCGTCGCGGTCGTCGAACCGGCTCGGATGCGCGCGTACGACGGCGAGCGCTACCTGCGCGCCTGCGAGGTCGCGAGCCGGAGCGCCCGCGACGGCCGGCTGGAGCGGCGCGTCGAGGACGTCGTCGAGCAGCTCGACCCGGTCGCCCGCGTGGAGCTGCCGGCGCTGCCCGACGAGCGCCGGTCCGATCCGGACGCCGTGGCCGAGGCGTACGAGGAAGCCTACGACGACCTGCTCGCGATCGTCGACTGA
- a CDS encoding DUF5827 family protein yields the protein MPVSKDEFDQLHPCDFYTPEELLDSGQMYTVYEIARMLQELDPDAEIDAETESILLDWAIPWVISNADELVVADPRDDDEPGYYGLATEE from the coding sequence ATGCCAGTCTCGAAAGACGAGTTCGACCAGCTCCACCCCTGCGATTTCTACACGCCCGAAGAGCTGCTCGACTCCGGTCAGATGTACACCGTCTACGAGATCGCGCGGATGCTCCAGGAGCTCGACCCCGACGCCGAGATCGACGCCGAAACCGAGTCGATCTTGCTCGACTGGGCGATCCCGTGGGTCATCTCGAACGCCGACGAGCTCGTCGTCGCGGACCCGCGCGACGACGACGAACCGGGCTACTACGGGCTCGCGACCGAGGAATGA